A part of Micromonospora chersina genomic DNA contains:
- the def gene encoding peptide deformylase → MTVQPIRLFGDPVLRTPADPVVDFDAELRKLIADLTDTMREQSGAGLAAPQLGVGLRVFTFDVDDVLGHLVNPVLEFPDEEEQDGPEGCLSIPGLYFDTKRRQNVIAKGFNGYGDPLQIVGTGLMARCVQHETDHLDGVLFVDRLDPAGRKEAMKAIRQAEWYDDAAPPTVKLSPHAAGNPFGLGR, encoded by the coding sequence GTGACCGTTCAGCCCATCCGTCTGTTCGGCGATCCGGTGCTGCGCACGCCGGCCGACCCGGTCGTCGACTTCGACGCCGAGCTGCGCAAGCTCATCGCCGACCTGACCGACACGATGCGCGAGCAGAGCGGCGCCGGCCTGGCCGCGCCGCAGCTCGGGGTGGGCCTGCGGGTGTTCACCTTCGACGTGGACGACGTGCTCGGCCACCTGGTGAACCCGGTGCTGGAGTTCCCCGACGAGGAGGAGCAGGACGGCCCCGAGGGCTGCCTGTCCATCCCGGGGCTCTACTTCGACACCAAGCGCCGGCAGAACGTCATCGCCAAGGGCTTCAACGGCTACGGCGACCCGCTGCAGATCGTCGGCACCGGCCTGATGGCCCGCTGCGTGCAGCACGAGACCGACCACCTCGACGGGGTGCTGTTCGTCGACCGGCTCGACCCGGCCGGCCGCAAGGAGGCCATGAAGGCGATCCGCCAGGCCGAGTGGTACGACGACGCCGCCCCGCCGACCGTCAAGCTCAGCCCGCACGCCGCCGGCAACCCGTTCGGCCTGGGGCGGTGA
- the metK gene encoding methionine adenosyltransferase, with translation MTRLFTSESVTEGHPDKIADQISDGILDALLSKDPRSRVAVETLITTGQVHVAGEVTTKAYADIPTIVRDTILSIGYDSSKKGFDGASCGVSVSIGAQSPDIAQGVDNAFELRTGSSESALDAQGAGDQGMMFGFACSETPELMPLPIALAHRLARRLAQVRKDGTIPYLRPDGKTQVTIEYDGLRPVRLDTVVVSSQHAADISLESLLTPDVRDHVITPELEGLGLDTEGYRLLVNPTGRFEIGGPMGDAGLTGRKIIVDTYGGYARHGGGAFSGKDPSKVDRSAAYAMRWVAKNVVAAGLAERCEAQVAYAIGKAHPVSLFIETFGTETVPVASIEKAVAEVFDLRPAAIIRDLNLLRPIYQQTAAYGHFGRELPDLTWESTDRAADLKSAAGA, from the coding sequence GTGACACGTCTCTTCACGTCCGAATCGGTCACGGAAGGCCACCCGGACAAGATCGCCGACCAGATCAGTGACGGCATTCTCGACGCACTGCTCTCCAAGGACCCGCGCAGCCGCGTCGCTGTCGAGACCCTGATCACCACGGGCCAGGTGCACGTCGCCGGCGAGGTGACCACGAAGGCGTACGCCGACATCCCGACCATCGTGCGGGACACCATCCTGTCGATCGGCTACGACTCGTCGAAGAAGGGCTTCGACGGCGCCTCCTGCGGCGTGAGCGTCTCCATCGGCGCCCAGTCGCCGGACATCGCGCAGGGCGTGGACAACGCGTTCGAGCTGCGTACCGGCTCGTCGGAGAGCGCGCTGGACGCGCAGGGCGCCGGCGACCAGGGCATGATGTTCGGTTTCGCCTGCTCCGAGACGCCCGAGCTGATGCCGCTGCCGATCGCGCTCGCCCACCGGCTGGCCCGCCGGCTCGCCCAGGTGCGCAAGGACGGCACGATCCCCTACCTGCGGCCCGACGGCAAGACCCAGGTGACCATCGAGTACGACGGGCTGCGCCCCGTCCGGCTCGACACCGTCGTGGTCTCCAGCCAGCACGCGGCCGACATCTCGCTCGAGTCGCTGCTCACCCCGGACGTCCGCGACCACGTCATCACCCCCGAGCTGGAGGGCCTCGGCCTGGACACCGAGGGCTACCGGCTGCTGGTCAACCCGACGGGGCGCTTCGAGATCGGCGGCCCGATGGGCGACGCCGGCCTCACCGGCCGGAAGATCATCGTCGACACGTACGGCGGCTACGCCCGCCACGGTGGCGGCGCGTTCTCCGGCAAGGACCCGTCCAAGGTGGACCGCTCCGCCGCGTACGCCATGCGCTGGGTGGCCAAGAACGTGGTCGCCGCCGGCCTGGCCGAGCGCTGCGAGGCGCAGGTCGCGTACGCGATCGGCAAGGCCCACCCGGTGAGCCTCTTCATCGAGACCTTCGGCACCGAGACCGTGCCGGTCGCCTCGATCGAGAAGGCCGTCGCCGAGGTCTTCGACCTGCGCCCGGCCGCGATCATCCGGGACCTCAACCTGCTCCGCCCGATCTACCAGCAGACCGCCGCCTACGGCCACTTCGGCCGGGAGCTGCCGGACCTGACCTGGGAGAGCACCGACCGGGCCGCCGACCTCAAGTCGGCCGCGGGAGCCTGA
- a CDS encoding guanylate kinase has translation MSMDDEARPAARLTVLAGPSGSGGGSVVELVRARLPSVWVPVAATTRPACPGEVDGVDRLFLDATGFDRMVAADELLEWSRIGPYRRGVPRADVRSRLAQGQPVLLPLDLPGALAVRAVAPDARLVLLTPPAYRPDPAVAAAFAHAVVHDRTERAAEELVGLLGSSFLAPARPRPSG, from the coding sequence GTGAGCATGGATGACGAGGCGCGCCCGGCGGCTCGGCTCACTGTCCTGGCCGGACCCTCGGGGTCCGGCGGGGGGAGTGTCGTCGAGCTGGTCCGGGCGCGCCTCCCGTCCGTGTGGGTGCCGGTGGCCGCCACCACCCGGCCGGCCTGCCCCGGCGAGGTGGACGGCGTCGACAGGCTCTTCCTCGACGCCACCGGCTTCGACCGCATGGTCGCGGCCGACGAGCTGCTGGAGTGGAGCCGGATCGGGCCGTACCGGCGCGGGGTGCCGCGCGCGGACGTGCGGTCCCGGCTCGCGCAGGGGCAGCCGGTGCTGCTCCCGCTGGACCTGCCGGGCGCGCTCGCCGTCCGGGCCGTGGCCCCGGACGCCCGGCTGGTGCTGCTCACCCCGCCGGCGTACCGGCCGGACCCGGCCGTCGCGGCCGCCTTCGCACACGCCGTGGTGCACGACCGGACCGAGCGCGCGGCCGAGGAGCTGGTAGGCTTGCTCGGTTCTTCCTTCCTGGCTCCGGCCCGACCGCGCCCGAGCGGTTGA
- a CDS encoding RsmB/NOP family class I SAM-dependent RNA methyltransferase — MTGPAEPGRFSDAPRGGRSGDAGRGGDRDRGRPERGERPGRRGDGPPREGRFGADRRGGVRRPARPAVDLPRHVAYQAIAAVHRDDAYANLVLPAMLRDEGLTGRDAAFATELTYGTLRHTGTLDAIITDAAGRDVQRIDPPVRDALRLGTYQLLHTRVPAHAAVSSTVDLVRTVGPGATGFANAVLREVAGRDADGWVAKLAPSEETDPIGHLALAYSHPQWIVRAFAEALGGDLRETARLLIEDNERPPVHLCARPGLADPVALADEVRGAPGAFSPYAVYLSGGAPGELAAVTEGRAHVQDEGSQLVANALAVAPLDGPDGRWLDLCAGPGGKAGLLGALAAERGARLTAVEVAEHRARLVAQATRGLPVTVLNTDGRTVGADPKLPEGHFDRVLVDAPCTGLGSLRRRPESRWRRQPSDLPPLTRLQRELLTAALRAVRPGGLVAYVTCSPHTVETHVTVTEASRRCGFPVDFVDARPLLPAGMPGLGDGPTVQLWPQRHGTDAMFLAVLRRG, encoded by the coding sequence ATGACCGGGCCGGCCGAGCCCGGGCGTTTCTCCGACGCTCCGCGTGGCGGCCGCTCCGGCGACGCCGGGCGCGGCGGCGACCGGGACCGGGGCCGCCCGGAGCGCGGTGAGCGCCCCGGTCGCCGGGGTGACGGGCCGCCGCGCGAGGGGCGTTTCGGCGCCGACCGGCGCGGCGGCGTCCGGCGTCCGGCCCGTCCGGCCGTGGACCTGCCCCGGCACGTCGCGTACCAGGCGATCGCGGCGGTGCACCGGGACGACGCGTACGCCAACCTGGTGCTGCCGGCGATGCTCCGCGACGAGGGGCTGACCGGCCGGGACGCCGCCTTCGCCACCGAGCTGACCTACGGCACGCTGCGCCACACCGGCACGCTGGACGCGATCATCACCGACGCGGCCGGCCGGGACGTGCAGCGGATCGACCCGCCGGTGCGGGACGCGCTGCGGCTCGGGACCTACCAGCTCCTGCACACCCGGGTGCCGGCCCACGCCGCCGTGTCGTCCACCGTGGACCTGGTCCGCACGGTCGGTCCCGGGGCCACCGGCTTCGCCAACGCGGTGCTCCGCGAGGTGGCCGGCCGCGACGCGGACGGCTGGGTGGCGAAGCTCGCCCCGTCCGAGGAGACCGACCCGATCGGCCACCTGGCGCTGGCGTACAGCCATCCGCAGTGGATCGTGCGGGCGTTCGCCGAGGCGCTCGGCGGGGACCTGCGCGAGACCGCCCGCCTGCTCATCGAGGACAACGAGCGCCCGCCGGTGCACCTGTGCGCCCGGCCCGGCCTGGCCGATCCGGTGGCGCTGGCCGACGAGGTCCGCGGGGCGCCGGGCGCCTTCTCGCCGTACGCGGTCTACCTCTCCGGCGGCGCGCCCGGCGAGCTGGCGGCGGTGACCGAGGGGCGCGCGCACGTCCAGGACGAGGGCTCCCAGCTGGTGGCGAACGCCCTCGCCGTGGCGCCGCTGGACGGGCCGGACGGCCGCTGGCTCGACCTGTGCGCCGGCCCCGGCGGCAAGGCCGGCCTGCTCGGCGCCCTGGCCGCGGAGCGCGGCGCCCGGCTCACCGCTGTCGAGGTGGCCGAGCACCGGGCCCGGCTGGTCGCGCAGGCCACGCGGGGCCTGCCGGTCACCGTGCTGAACACCGACGGGCGCACGGTCGGGGCCGATCCGAAGCTGCCGGAGGGGCACTTCGACCGGGTGCTTGTCGACGCCCCGTGCACCGGGCTGGGCTCGCTGCGCCGCCGGCCGGAGTCGCGCTGGCGCCGCCAGCCCTCGGACCTGCCGCCGCTGACCCGGTTGCAGCGGGAGCTGCTCACCGCGGCGCTGCGCGCGGTCCGGCCGGGTGGCCTGGTCGCGTACGTGACCTGCTCGCCGCACACGGTGGAGACGCACGTGACGGTGACCGAGGCGTCCCGCCGGTGCGGCTTCCCGGTCGACTTCGTCGACGCCCGGCCGCTGCTGCCCGCCGGCATGCCGGGGCTGGGGGACGGCCCGACGGTCCAGCTGTGGCCGCAGCGGCACGGCACGGACGCGATGTTCCTGGCGGTGCTGCGCAGGGGTTGA
- the coaBC gene encoding bifunctional phosphopantothenoylcysteine decarboxylase/phosphopantothenate--cysteine ligase CoaBC, which yields MAAEIVLGVGGGIAAYKACELLRLFTESGHRVRVVPTASALRFVGAPTWAALSGQPVADDVWSDVHEVPHVRLGQHADLVVVAPTTADLLAKAAHGLADDLLTNTLLTARCPVVLAPAMHTEMWEHPATVANVATLRSRGVVVVEPAVGRLTGKDTGKGRLPDPAEIFAVARRALARGGAAPADLAGRHVVVTAGGTREPLDPVRFLGNRSSGKQGYAFARAAVARGARVTLVSANVALADPAGADLVRVGSTEELRKATLEAAADADAVVMAAAPADFRPATYAPGKIKKPDDGSAPTIELVTNPDIAAELGRRRRPEQVLVVFAAETGDAEANGRAKLARKRADLIVINEVGVDKVFGAETNAATVIGADGSVHRMPEQPKEDLADAVWDLVAARLRERS from the coding sequence ATGGCCGCCGAGATCGTCCTCGGGGTCGGCGGCGGCATCGCCGCCTACAAGGCGTGTGAGCTGCTCCGGCTCTTCACCGAGTCGGGCCACCGGGTCCGGGTCGTGCCCACCGCGTCGGCGCTCCGGTTCGTCGGGGCGCCGACCTGGGCCGCGCTCTCCGGCCAGCCGGTCGCCGACGACGTCTGGTCCGACGTGCACGAGGTGCCGCACGTCCGCCTCGGGCAGCACGCCGACCTCGTCGTGGTGGCGCCCACCACCGCCGACCTGCTCGCGAAGGCCGCCCACGGCCTCGCCGACGACCTGCTCACCAACACCCTGCTGACCGCGCGCTGCCCGGTGGTGCTGGCGCCGGCCATGCACACCGAGATGTGGGAGCACCCGGCCACCGTCGCCAACGTGGCCACCCTGCGGTCCCGCGGCGTCGTGGTGGTCGAGCCCGCCGTGGGCCGGCTCACCGGCAAGGACACCGGCAAGGGCCGGCTCCCGGACCCCGCCGAGATCTTCGCGGTCGCGCGCCGGGCCCTCGCCCGCGGCGGCGCCGCCCCCGCCGACCTGGCCGGCCGGCACGTGGTGGTCACCGCCGGCGGCACCCGGGAGCCGCTCGACCCGGTCCGCTTCCTGGGCAACCGCTCCTCCGGCAAGCAGGGCTACGCCTTCGCCCGCGCAGCCGTGGCCCGCGGTGCCCGGGTCACCCTGGTCTCGGCCAACGTCGCGCTCGCCGACCCGGCCGGCGCCGACCTGGTCCGGGTGGGCAGCACGGAGGAGTTGCGCAAGGCGACCCTGGAGGCGGCCGCCGACGCGGACGCCGTGGTGATGGCCGCGGCGCCCGCCGACTTCCGCCCGGCGACCTACGCGCCCGGTAAGATCAAGAAGCCGGACGACGGCAGCGCGCCCACCATCGAGCTGGTGACCAACCCGGACATCGCGGCCGAGCTGGGCCGACGCCGGCGGCCGGAGCAGGTGCTCGTGGTCTTCGCCGCGGAGACCGGCGACGCCGAGGCCAACGGCCGCGCCAAGCTGGCCCGCAAGCGCGCCGACCTCATCGTGATCAACGAGGTCGGTGTGGACAAGGTCTTCGGAGCCGAGACCAACGCCGCCACGGTGATCGGGGCGGACGGGTCGGTGCACCGGATGCCCGAGCAGCCCAAGGAGGACCTGGCCGACGCCGTCTGGGACCTCGTGGCCGCCCGGTTGCGGGAGCGGTCCTGA
- the fmt gene encoding methionyl-tRNA formyltransferase, with protein MRLVFAGTPAVAVPALDAIAASGHELLAVVTRPDAPAGRGRGLVRSPVGAWADAHGVEVLTPARPREPEFLDRLRELAPDCVPVVAYGALVPPAALEIPRLGWINLHFSLLPAWRGAAPVQHAVLHGDELTGASVFQLEEGLDTGPVYGTVTDEVRPADTSGDLLERLAHSGAGLLVAVLDALEAGTARAEPQPADGVSLAPKLTVEDARVRWADPAFAVDRRIRACTPAPGPWTTFRGERVKLGPVTPVANGPELKPGELLVEKARVLVGTGTVPVQLGEVRAAGKRAMSAGDWARGARVAAGEVLA; from the coding sequence ATGCGCCTGGTCTTCGCCGGCACGCCGGCCGTCGCCGTGCCCGCGCTGGACGCCATCGCCGCCTCCGGCCACGAGCTGCTGGCCGTGGTCACCCGCCCCGACGCCCCCGCCGGCCGGGGGCGGGGCCTGGTCCGCTCCCCGGTCGGCGCCTGGGCCGACGCGCACGGCGTCGAGGTGCTCACCCCGGCGCGGCCGCGCGAGCCCGAGTTCCTCGACCGGCTCCGCGAGCTGGCCCCGGACTGCGTGCCGGTGGTCGCCTACGGCGCGCTCGTGCCGCCGGCGGCGCTGGAGATCCCCCGGCTCGGCTGGATCAACCTGCACTTCTCGCTGCTGCCCGCCTGGCGCGGCGCGGCGCCCGTCCAGCACGCCGTGCTGCACGGCGACGAGCTGACCGGTGCCAGCGTCTTCCAGCTGGAGGAGGGCCTGGACACCGGCCCGGTCTACGGCACGGTCACCGACGAGGTCCGGCCCGCCGACACCTCCGGCGACCTGCTGGAGCGCCTCGCCCACTCCGGCGCCGGGCTGCTCGTGGCCGTGCTCGACGCGCTGGAGGCCGGCACCGCCCGGGCCGAGCCGCAGCCGGCCGACGGTGTGTCCCTCGCGCCGAAGCTCACCGTCGAGGACGCCCGGGTCCGCTGGGCCGACCCGGCCTTCGCCGTGGACCGCCGGATCCGCGCCTGCACCCCGGCCCCCGGCCCGTGGACCACGTTCCGCGGCGAGCGGGTCAAACTCGGCCCGGTCACCCCGGTGGCCAACGGCCCCGAGCTGAAGCCCGGCGAGCTGCTGGTGGAGAAGGCCCGCGTGCTGGTTGGCACGGGCACCGTGCCGGTGCAGCTCGGCGAGGTGCGCGCGGCCGGCAAGAGGGCCATGTCGGCCGGCGACTGGGCGCGTGGCGCCCGCGTCGCCGCCGGTGAGGTGCTCGCATGA
- the rpoZ gene encoding DNA-directed RNA polymerase subunit omega, which yields MGSIANPEGITNPPIDELLEKTTSKYALVIFAAKRARQVNAYYSQLGEGLLEYVGPLVETTPQEKPLSIAMREINAGLLTAEPTDQP from the coding sequence GTGGGATCCATCGCCAACCCCGAGGGCATCACCAACCCGCCGATCGACGAGCTCCTCGAGAAGACCACCTCGAAGTACGCGCTGGTCATCTTCGCCGCCAAGCGCGCGCGCCAGGTCAACGCCTACTACAGCCAGCTCGGTGAGGGCCTGCTGGAGTACGTCGGCCCGCTGGTGGAGACCACCCCCCAGGAGAAGCCGCTCTCCATCGCCATGCGCGAGATCAACGCGGGTCTGCTCACCGCCGAGCCGACCGACCAGCCGTAA
- a CDS encoding cytochrome P450, whose protein sequence is MDPADALALLLSPQGRVNPYPTYERLRGYGPVVQAGPAFHLVTGYAEADAILRDARFGVMDDDLRDQFLPGWRESPAVASISRSMLRTNPPDHSRMRRLAAGAFTPRRIAAMRDVVEAQADELVDGMVARTRAGEPVDFMAEFAYPLPVAVICALLGVPAADRPLFRRWATDLTGVLEPEISPDELALADRGAMELRDYFTDLVAARRRAPADDLTTALVQAHDGDGDRLSGDELLANLVVLLVAGFETTTNLLGNGLVVLLDHPAEAATLRERPEFAPGYVEELLRYDSPVQLTSRMSTAPTRYGGVDLPAGSWLIVLLGAANRDPGRYPEPGRFDPWRPAVHPLSFGAGPHYCLGAGLARLEAQVAFPLLLRRLPGPALAGPGERRVRLTLRGYATLPVTVGDEASPVTDRGTPAGATGSTP, encoded by the coding sequence GTGGACCCTGCCGACGCCCTCGCCCTGCTGCTCTCCCCTCAGGGGCGGGTGAACCCCTACCCGACCTACGAGCGGCTGCGCGGCTACGGCCCGGTGGTCCAGGCCGGGCCGGCGTTCCATCTGGTCACCGGCTACGCCGAGGCCGACGCGATCCTGCGTGACGCCCGGTTCGGGGTGATGGACGACGACCTGCGCGACCAGTTCCTCCCCGGCTGGCGGGAGAGCCCCGCCGTCGCCTCGATCTCCCGCTCGATGCTGCGCACCAACCCGCCCGACCACAGCCGGATGCGCCGGCTGGCGGCCGGGGCCTTCACGCCGCGCCGGATCGCCGCCATGCGGGACGTGGTCGAGGCGCAGGCCGACGAGCTGGTCGACGGGATGGTGGCCCGTACGCGGGCGGGGGAGCCGGTCGACTTCATGGCCGAGTTCGCGTACCCCCTGCCCGTGGCGGTGATCTGCGCGCTGCTCGGCGTGCCGGCGGCGGACCGACCGCTGTTCCGGCGCTGGGCCACCGACCTCACCGGCGTGCTGGAGCCGGAGATCAGCCCCGACGAGCTGGCGCTGGCCGACCGGGGCGCCATGGAGCTGCGTGACTACTTCACCGACCTCGTCGCGGCCCGCCGGCGCGCCCCCGCCGACGACCTGACCACGGCTCTCGTCCAGGCGCACGACGGCGATGGGGACCGGCTCTCCGGCGACGAGCTGCTGGCGAACCTGGTCGTCCTGCTGGTGGCCGGCTTCGAGACCACCACCAACCTGCTCGGCAACGGCCTCGTGGTGCTGCTCGACCACCCGGCCGAGGCGGCGACCCTGCGCGAGCGCCCGGAGTTCGCCCCGGGCTACGTCGAGGAGCTGCTGCGCTACGACTCGCCGGTGCAGCTCACCTCGCGGATGAGCACCGCGCCGACCCGCTACGGCGGGGTGGACCTGCCCGCCGGGAGCTGGCTCATCGTGCTGCTCGGGGCGGCCAACCGGGACCCCGGCCGCTACCCGGAGCCCGGCCGGTTCGACCCGTGGCGCCCCGCGGTGCACCCGCTCTCCTTCGGCGCCGGCCCGCACTACTGCCTGGGCGCCGGCCTGGCCCGGCTGGAGGCGCAGGTGGCGTTCCCGCTGCTGCTGCGCCGGCTGCCCGGCCCCGCCCTGGCCGGGCCCGGCGAGCGCCGGGTCCGGCTCACCCTGCGCGGGTACGCCACCCTGCCGGTCACCGTCGGTGACGAAGCGTCGCCGGTCACCGATCGCGGTACGCCGGCCGGGGCGACCGGATCGACTCCGTAG
- a CDS encoding primosomal protein N' gives MDVPLPHLDRPFDYLVPDTLDADARPGVRVKVRFAGQLVDGWLLERVAESAHPKLAYLEKVVSPVPVLAPEVAELARAVADRYAGSLADVLRLAVPPRHARVEKDVTATDPAGAGATPPTATDPTPVDPRGWRDYPAGPAFLRALTAGRAPRAVWSALPGEDWADRYADAVAATVAGGRGAVVVVADARDLDRLDAALTAVLGTGRHACLSAAAGPARRYRAFLAARRGDVPVVIGTRAAMFAPVERLGLVAVWDDGDDLHAEPRAPYPHARDVLLTRAQLAGVAALVGGYARTAEAQLLVETGWAREVVADRATVRARMPAIAPTGDDPQLARDPGAASARLPSLAWTTARDALRADLPVLVQVPRRGYLPSVACADCRAPARCPHCAGPLGLPSAEGAPACRWCGRVAAAYACPECGGRRLRASVTGARRTAEELGRAFPGVPVRTSGREEVLAAVPAGAGLVIATPGAEPVAEGGYGAVLLLDSWALLTRADLRAGEEALRRWLAAAALARPGPAGGRVVVVADGALAPVQALLRWDSAWFATRELAERRELGFPPAVRMASVTGVADAVADLLAGAALPDGAEVLGPVPADEGRERMLVRVPRARAAALAGALHAAAGQRSARKAADPVRLQIDPLSLF, from the coding sequence GTGGACGTGCCCCTGCCGCACCTCGACCGCCCCTTCGACTACCTCGTTCCGGACACCCTGGACGCCGACGCCCGGCCCGGGGTGCGGGTGAAGGTGCGCTTCGCCGGGCAGCTCGTCGACGGCTGGCTGCTGGAGCGCGTCGCGGAGTCCGCGCACCCGAAGCTGGCATACCTGGAGAAGGTGGTCTCCCCGGTGCCGGTGCTGGCGCCGGAGGTGGCCGAGCTGGCCCGCGCGGTCGCCGACCGCTACGCCGGCAGCCTGGCCGACGTGCTCCGGCTCGCCGTCCCGCCCCGCCACGCCCGCGTCGAGAAGGACGTCACCGCGACGGACCCCGCCGGCGCCGGCGCCACCCCGCCGACCGCCACCGATCCCACTCCGGTCGACCCGCGCGGGTGGCGGGACTACCCGGCCGGGCCGGCGTTCCTGCGGGCCCTCACCGCCGGCCGGGCGCCCCGGGCCGTCTGGTCGGCGCTGCCCGGCGAGGACTGGGCCGACCGGTACGCCGACGCCGTGGCCGCCACCGTGGCCGGCGGCCGGGGCGCGGTGGTCGTGGTGGCCGACGCCCGGGACCTGGACCGGCTGGACGCCGCCCTCACCGCCGTCCTCGGGACCGGGCGGCACGCCTGCCTCTCCGCGGCCGCCGGACCGGCCCGCCGCTACCGCGCCTTCCTGGCCGCCCGCCGCGGCGACGTGCCCGTGGTGATCGGCACCCGGGCGGCCATGTTCGCCCCGGTCGAGCGGCTCGGCCTGGTCGCCGTCTGGGACGACGGGGACGACCTGCACGCCGAGCCCCGGGCGCCCTACCCGCACGCCCGCGACGTGCTGCTCACCCGGGCCCAGCTCGCCGGGGTCGCGGCCCTGGTCGGCGGGTACGCCCGCACCGCCGAGGCCCAACTGCTGGTGGAGACCGGCTGGGCCCGCGAGGTGGTCGCGGACCGGGCGACCGTACGGGCCCGGATGCCCGCGATCGCGCCCACCGGAGACGACCCGCAGCTGGCCCGGGACCCCGGGGCCGCCTCCGCCCGGCTGCCCAGCCTGGCCTGGACCACCGCCCGGGACGCGCTCCGCGCCGACCTGCCGGTGCTCGTGCAGGTGCCCCGCCGCGGCTACCTGCCCTCGGTGGCCTGCGCCGACTGCCGGGCCCCGGCCCGCTGCCCGCACTGCGCCGGGCCGCTGGGCCTGCCGTCGGCCGAGGGGGCGCCCGCCTGCCGCTGGTGCGGCCGGGTCGCCGCCGCGTACGCCTGCCCGGAGTGCGGCGGGCGGCGGCTGCGCGCCTCGGTCACCGGGGCCCGGCGGACCGCCGAGGAGCTGGGTCGGGCGTTCCCGGGGGTGCCGGTGCGCACCTCGGGGCGGGAGGAGGTGCTCGCCGCCGTGCCGGCGGGCGCCGGCCTGGTGATCGCCACGCCCGGCGCGGAACCGGTCGCGGAGGGCGGCTACGGGGCGGTGCTGCTGCTCGACTCGTGGGCCCTGCTCACCCGGGCTGACCTGCGGGCCGGCGAGGAGGCGCTGCGCCGCTGGCTGGCCGCCGCGGCGCTGGCCCGGCCCGGCCCGGCCGGCGGGCGGGTGGTGGTGGTCGCCGACGGCGCCCTGGCGCCGGTGCAGGCGCTGCTGCGCTGGGACTCCGCCTGGTTCGCGACCCGGGAGCTGGCCGAGCGCCGTGAGCTGGGCTTCCCGCCGGCGGTGCGGATGGCGAGCGTCACCGGGGTGGCCGACGCGGTGGCGGACCTGCTGGCCGGCGCCGCCCTGCCCGACGGCGCCGAGGTGCTCGGCCCGGTGCCGGCCGACGAGGGGCGGGAGCGGATGCTGGTCCGGGTGCCCCGGGCCCGGGCCGCCGCCCTGGCCGGGGCGCTGCACGCGGCCGCCGGGCAGCGCAGCGCCCGCAAGGCGGCCGACCCGGTGCGGCTGCAGATCGACCCGCTCAGCCTGTTCTGA
- a CDS encoding AAA family ATPase encodes MTVRQSIVFNGDLGSGKSTVSVEIAKRLGLRRVSVGDLYRQMAQERQMTALQLNLHAELDQAVDGYVDQLQRDIAASGESLVMDSRLAWHFFTDALKVHMITEPTEAARRVLARPSGPAESYTSLEEAKAKLRERSESERGRFIVRYGVDKARLRNYDLVCDTTRATPEQVIQHVIDVYEGRLGADVLRDGQPLLLLDPARVYPTEDITTLRGLWDSEFVDEVAGSGDEALEPVNIGYTGEYFFVVDGHRRLSAALQSGFPLVPARLVAEVEEPVVGGMSAVDFFAAQARPGLIHDWEAAHGLQLPLPEHALLGGGAVLAGEPGAGA; translated from the coding sequence GTGACCGTTCGTCAGTCGATCGTCTTCAACGGTGACCTCGGCAGCGGCAAGAGCACCGTTTCCGTCGAGATCGCCAAGCGGCTGGGGCTGCGCCGGGTCAGCGTCGGCGACCTCTACCGCCAGATGGCCCAGGAGCGGCAGATGACCGCCCTCCAGCTCAACCTGCACGCCGAGCTGGACCAGGCCGTCGACGGCTACGTCGACCAGCTCCAGCGGGACATCGCCGCCTCCGGCGAGAGCCTCGTGATGGACTCCCGGCTGGCCTGGCACTTCTTCACCGACGCGCTCAAGGTGCACATGATCACCGAGCCGACCGAGGCGGCCCGGCGGGTCCTGGCCCGCCCCTCCGGCCCGGCCGAGAGCTACACCTCGCTGGAGGAGGCGAAGGCCAAGCTCCGCGAGCGCAGCGAGAGCGAGCGCGGCCGGTTCATCGTGCGCTACGGCGTCGACAAGGCCCGGCTGCGCAACTACGACCTGGTCTGCGACACCACCCGGGCCACCCCGGAGCAGGTGATCCAGCACGTCATCGACGTCTACGAGGGCCGGCTCGGCGCGGACGTGCTGCGCGACGGCCAGCCGTTGCTGCTGCTCGACCCGGCCCGGGTCTACCCGACCGAGGACATCACCACCCTGCGCGGGCTGTGGGACTCGGAGTTCGTGGACGAGGTGGCCGGGTCCGGCGACGAGGCCCTGGAGCCGGTGAACATCGGCTACACCGGCGAGTACTTCTTCGTGGTCGACGGCCACCGCCGGCTCAGCGCCGCCCTCCAGAGCGGCTTCCCGCTGGTTCCCGCCCGGCTGGTCGCCGAGGTGGAGGAGCCGGTGGTCGGCGGGATGAGCGCCGTCGACTTCTTCGCCGCCCAGGCCCGGCCCGGCCTGATCCACGACTGGGAGGCCGCGCACGGCCTCCAGCTTCCGCTGCCCGAGCACGCCCTGCTCGGCGGGGGTGCGGTGCTGGCGGGGGAGCCGGGCGCCGGCGCCTGA